AGCCCCCCAGCTGGGTGACGAGGCTCGGCCCGACCTCGGCGTCCTGCGTGTAGTCGTAGCGCACGAAGCTCTCGCCCTTGTCGTTGCTCCAACGCGCCGCGGGCTTCAGGGGAACGTCGCTGGCCACGCCGAGCGCCTCGCGGTTGGCCGCCAGGAAATCAGCCGCCTGTCCGTCAGAGGTGATGGACTGCGCGAGCTTCAGCTTGGGGACCTCGCTGCCCGCGTCGTCGGCGGAGCGGATCTTGCGATCGGCGAAGACCTTCGACAGCAGCGCGACATGGGCCCCACCGAAGTCCTTCTTGTCGGCAGCGATCATGGCGTTGGCCTCGTCGACGAACTTGGCCTTTGAGTTCGGCCCGAGCTCAGCCATGCGCGCCACCAGCTTGGTGGCCACATCACGCGCCCCGCGGATGGCGTCGGCCGGCGTCTTGCCGGCCGCCATCTCCTGGGCGGTGAGACCGTTGAGGATGTCCCAGAACGCTCCGGTGAGCAGGCGGCTGAAGTTGTGGACCTCCGAGCCCAGCTGGTTCTCGTCGGACGGGTTCGAGGGGCAGTCCTTGGGATTCTTGTAGACCAGGCTGTTGTTGGCGTTGCGAATCGTCCACCCCGCGGGCTTCTGGCCATTGAAGTAGGCGTTGTTGATGCCCAGCGAGAGATCTTCGCCCACGTGCGCCAGGAAGTTGTCTTTCTTGAGGTTGCCACCGGTCTGGGCCGCAAGCTTCTCGACCACGGCGTCATCTTGAAGTGACGTGAGCATGCCAGCCATGTCACCGAACGACTCATGCAGCGCGCCGGCCTCGGTGCCAGAGAACCAGCCCATGAGCCCCGGCTTGAGGCCATCGAGGATGGCGTGTCCCGTCTCGTGGCTCACCACATCCATCGACTCGGCCGAGTAGCAGGTCTTCTTGCGGATGGGGTCCTTGCCGTCGAAGAAGTTGGTCGAGCCGTCTGAGCGGGTGTAGTAGGCATTGAAGTCTTCGCCCGCGTGCGGGTGGATGGCCAGCTTGCCGCTGAAGGCCCACTTGATTTCATGGCCCAGCGCCTTCTCGAACATGCGGAGCGTCTTCTCAGTGCTGACAAACGAGGTGGCCTGCTGGTAGCCCGCGGTGCCTGGCGAGAAGAGATAGTTGCCATCAGCGTCCGGCTTCGCAACGTTCTTGTCGCTCATCTGCATGCGCGCATTGCTCATGTTGGTGCCGATGTCAGACCGCGGAACGCTGGTGTCCACATCGGGCATCACCGTGACGTCTTGCGGGTTGTAGCGCACCTTCACCGTGGGGCTGGGGGCCGGTGGCGCGGGCGGCGCGGGTGCGGGCGGCGCGGGAGCGGGCGCGTCTGCCGCGTGGGAAGCAGGAGACGGGGCGGAGCGCTCAACCCGATCGACCGGCTCGTGGTGCGCGGTCTCCACGCTCATGAAGGTCACGGGGGAGAGCCCGGTGGCTCCAAACGCCGAACGGGTGAGGTCGAGGGCTTTGATGTCCATGTTCTGTCTCCCTGATTCGCTCGTGCTCGGCGCAGCGTCCCCGGCAGGTCACGGGGGAGCGGCATCGAGACGACGCGCATAGTCGGCTGGCCTCTGCCAGCACCATAACTATACGCGGGAGACGCCACGGGCGATACGCGTGGCTTGTTAACAGATGGACAACCGCCCGGGTTCAGGACGCCCAGAGCGTGGAGGCACCGCCATGATCGCGCTTGTGATTCACATAGAGCCAGTAGCTGTCGATGAGACGGTTGGTCTGGGGCACGATGGGCGCATACACAGCGCCACAGACCCAGCCGCTGTCTTCGCGGCGCGCCCAGACCACCCGCAGGGGCATGTCGTCGGTGCGACGATCGAACTGCACGCGGCACGAGATGTTCTCATCGACGTCGAGGGGCTTCTCGGTCCAGAGGCGCACGCCGCTGCAGCTCACGTCTTCGATGCGGGCTCTGCAGGCGTCAGCGCTGATGCGCGTCACCTCGGTCTCGGCATTGTCGGCGGTACGGGTCTCGGCTCGTCTGTTCATGTCGCACTCTCCTGCTTCTCTGCCTCGATTCTAGCAACGCGCGAGCGCGAAAAGAGATTGCCGGGATGTTGCCGATGTTAAAATCTCACGCTTCTTTGTCCGGTTCGCTGACACAGACGCGCCAGGTCTTGAGCGCCTCGCGCCTGAACCGCTGAGATCTCTACCTGTCTGGCGCCGTCGGGTCGTCGAACCCGCCATCCGCGCGGCACGGCATGGCGAGCACGCGTCTCACCGCGGAGACGGGCAACGGGGCGTAGAGATGGGGGAACACCCCGCGGCCGTTTGCGGCAGCCTCGAAGCGAAGGGCCTCTCCCAGCGCGCTCACGTCGATCTCGAGCAACACGAGATCGGCGCGTCCGCGGTAGTAGAGGTCGGCGGTGCCCACGACCTGCTCAGGGCGCGACAGATGGATGAACCCCTCGAGCTCGAGGCTCGGCGGCGCGTGATGCCCGACGCGCTGGGCTTCAGCCCAGGTGGTGACTTCGGTGATGTGATAGACGGGAGGCATTCGGGTACGTTCGCCGCACGAGGGAAGCGGTTCCCGCACCCGCCCGACTCGGTGGGCTCCAAGAGAGCGACACAGCGCCTTGGCAGGCTTTTCACAGAGGCCTGCGAAACAGGCCGCCCACCGCTTCCCCACACGCGGGGCTGTCGGTGCGACTCGTAACCTGCGTTAGAGAAAGGGGACCCCGCCTCGTGTCCATTCGATTCTTCCGCGCAACGCTTGCCGCCGTGATCGCCTTCGCCGCGCTCACCCTGGCACAGCCCGCGCACGCCCAGCAGAACCAGGATCTGGCCAGCCAGAAGCCTGTGGCCATCGTCGCCGGCGCCTATGGCGACGCCCAGATCAAGACCGGCGACAGCGACTGGCGCAAGTCGTACGCCCTCGACCTCGTGCCCCCCACCACCCAGTTCAAGACGGGCAATGACGGTCGCTTCGTCATCATCTACCTCTACGACGATCACCGCGAGCTGCTGGCCCCCAACAGCACAGGCACCACTGATTTCCGCGGCCTCATCAACACCACCGGCAAGGCCTCCCGCGAGCCGAGCAAGAGCGGCGGCATGGAGTTCAGCGTCCCGTACATCACGAAGCTCAAGCTCAACCAGCCACAGTTCGCCAACGCCAACAGCCCCGGCGAGATGCAGCGCGAGCTCGACTTCATGTCGTCGTATGTCGACGTGACGCGCTACCCGCCCGTCTTCCACTGGCGCAACGCCAAGATGAACCCCTACAGCATCCAGCTGTTCAACGAGAGCAAGCAGTTCATCTACGGAAAGCGCGTGTCACAGCC
The Pseudomonadota bacterium genome window above contains:
- a CDS encoding PilZ domain-containing protein, translated to MNRRAETRTADNAETEVTRISADACRARIEDVSCSGVRLWTEKPLDVDENISCRVQFDRRTDDMPLRVVWARREDSGWVCGAVYAPIVPQTNRLIDSYWLYVNHKRDHGGASTLWAS
- a CDS encoding DUF952 domain-containing protein, which codes for MPPVYHITEVTTWAEAQRVGHHAPPSLELEGFIHLSRPEQVVGTADLYYRGRADLVLLEIDVSALGEALRFEAAANGRGVFPHLYAPLPVSAVRRVLAMPCRADGGFDDPTAPDR